A window from Pseudomonas campi encodes these proteins:
- a CDS encoding sugar nucleotide-binding protein has protein sequence MRMRLMLLGGGNALGQALIRLGAEEDIGFLAPRPPEGGWDVASLTQLLDDTRPDALINLAYYFDWFQAETVDEARFNQQERALERLAELCQHHNIVLLQPSSYRVFDGSRATAYSEKDEPVPLGIRGQALRRIEQNVRATCPRHVLLRFGWLLDDSADGLLGRFLRRAELEQQLLMADDRRGNPTLVDDAARVIIAVLKQLDCQFPLWGTYHYGGHEATTPLALGQAIISEARPLHKLQVLEVSPQAHAARVDAADEPQHAVLACKKILNTFGIKPRAWRAGLPALLDRYYRHS, from the coding sequence ATGCGCATGCGCCTGATGCTGCTGGGCGGCGGCAATGCCCTGGGGCAGGCGCTGATCCGCCTGGGGGCCGAGGAAGATATTGGCTTTCTTGCCCCACGCCCACCCGAGGGTGGCTGGGATGTCGCCAGCCTCACCCAACTGCTCGATGACACGCGCCCCGATGCGCTGATCAATCTCGCCTACTACTTCGACTGGTTCCAGGCGGAGACGGTCGACGAGGCGCGCTTCAACCAGCAGGAGCGCGCGCTCGAACGCCTCGCCGAGCTCTGCCAGCACCACAATATCGTCCTCCTGCAACCGTCCAGCTACCGGGTCTTCGATGGCTCGCGGGCCACGGCCTACAGCGAGAAGGACGAGCCGGTGCCGCTGGGCATTCGTGGTCAGGCCCTGCGCCGTATCGAACAGAACGTGCGCGCCACCTGTCCGCGGCATGTGCTGCTGCGCTTCGGCTGGCTGCTCGACGACAGTGCCGATGGCCTGCTCGGGCGCTTCCTGCGCCGCGCCGAACTGGAGCAGCAACTGCTGATGGCCGATGACCGGCGCGGCAATCCGACCCTGGTCGACGATGCCGCGCGGGTGATCATCGCTGTACTCAAGCAGCTCGATTGCCAGTTTCCGCTGTGGGGCACCTATCACTACGGCGGCCACGAGGCGACCACGCCGCTGGCGCTGGGCCAGGCGATCATCAGCGAGGCGCGCCCGCTGCATAAATTGCAGGTGCTCGAAGTCAGCCCGCAGGCCCATGCCGCGCGGGTGGATGCCGCCGATGAGCCGCAGCACGCGGTGCTGGCCTGCAAGAAGATCCTCAATACCTTCGGCATCAAGCCGCGCGCCTGGCGGGCCGGCCTGCCGGCCCTGCTCGATCGCTACTACCGACACAGTTGA
- a CDS encoding NAD-dependent epimerase/dehydratase family protein: MSDSLILVTGGAGFIGSHLTDALLAAGHRVRVLDNFSTGQRSNLALDNPRLEVLQGDVADAALMRRAVVGCQAVAHLAAVASVQASVDDPVGTHQSNFIGTLNLCEAMREAGVRRVVYASSAAVYGNNGEGVAVGEDTPKAPLTPYAVDKLASEFYLDFFQRQHGLEPAIFRFFNIFGPRQDPSSPYSGVISIFTERALAGKPICVFGDGEQTRDFFYVADLVPLLVQALSAAKVTSGAVNVGHNQSISLNQLLAAIGEVLGSLPAVTHTAARAGDIRHSRADNSLLCQRFQLAPATPLQDGLARLLGR, translated from the coding sequence ATGTCTGATTCCCTGATCCTGGTCACCGGTGGCGCCGGTTTTATCGGCTCGCACCTGACCGATGCCCTGCTCGCCGCCGGCCACCGCGTGCGCGTGCTGGACAACTTCTCCACCGGCCAGCGCAGCAACCTGGCGCTGGATAATCCACGGCTGGAGGTACTCCAAGGCGATGTCGCCGATGCCGCGCTGATGCGCCGCGCGGTCGTCGGTTGCCAGGCCGTCGCCCACCTGGCCGCGGTGGCGTCGGTGCAGGCCTCGGTGGACGATCCGGTGGGCACCCACCAGAGCAATTTCATCGGCACCCTCAACCTCTGTGAAGCCATGCGCGAAGCGGGCGTGCGCCGGGTGGTCTACGCCTCCAGTGCGGCGGTCTACGGCAACAATGGCGAAGGCGTGGCGGTGGGCGAGGACACGCCCAAGGCGCCGCTCACCCCCTACGCCGTGGACAAGCTGGCCAGCGAGTTCTACCTGGACTTCTTCCAGCGCCAGCATGGTCTGGAACCGGCGATCTTCCGTTTCTTCAATATCTTCGGCCCGCGCCAGGATCCGTCCTCGCCCTATTCCGGGGTGATCAGCATCTTCACCGAGCGCGCCCTGGCCGGTAAGCCGATCTGCGTGTTCGGCGATGGCGAGCAGACCCGCGACTTCTTCTATGTCGCCGATCTGGTACCGCTGCTGGTGCAGGCGCTTAGCGCTGCAAAGGTAACGAGCGGTGCGGTGAATGTCGGCCACAACCAGTCGATCAGCCTCAACCAGCTGCTCGCGGCGATTGGTGAAGTACTCGGCAGCCTGCCGGCGGTGACCCATACCGCAGCCCGCGCCGGCGATATCCGCCATTCGCGAGCGGACAACAGCCTGCTGTGCCAGCGTTTCCAACTGGCCCCGGCGACGCCCTTGCAGGACGGTTTGGCCAGGCTGCTGGGGCGCTGA
- a CDS encoding IS5 family transposase (programmed frameshift): protein MRKTQYPSDVSREQFEQIRPLLESVRKKTKPRSVDLYEVWCAALYLLKSGCQWRMLPTDYPKWRTVHAYFSRWSEPDPDGVSVLERALKKSQVGAARIRQGRSACTTFLIVDAQSVKNTDSADQKGYDAGKKVSGIKRHIAVDTEGLPHAVAVTTADVTDRKGALLALERAAASLQGVQNVLADGGYTGKPFAQAVEGLLGATVQIAKRSELHTFAVMPQRWVVERSFAWLEKCRRLWKNCERKLNTSLQLIHLAFLVLLLKRS, encoded by the exons ATGCGAAAGACTCAATACCCGAGCGACGTGAGTCGCGAACAATTCGAACAGATAAGGCCGCTGCTAGAGAGTGTGCGCAAGAAGACTAAGCCCAGGTCAGTAGACCTGTATGAGGTTTGGTGCGCCGCGTTGTACCTGCTCAAGAGTGGCTGCCAATGGCGGATGCTACCGACTGACTACCCTAAGTGGCGGACGGTACACGCCTACTTCAGTCGTTGGAGTGAGCCCGATCCAGATGGCGTTAGCGTTTTGGAGCGGGCGCTCAAAAAATC TCAGGTTGGCGCGGCCCGTATCAGACAGGGGCGCAGCGCATGCACGACATTCTTGATCGTGGACGCGCAGAGCGTGAAAAATACCGATAGCGCTGACCAGAAAGGCTATGACGCAGGCAAGAAGGTCTCCGGGATCAAGCGCCACATCGCCGTAGATACAGAAGGTCTGCCTCATGCGGTTGCGGTAACGACTGCAGATGTCACCGATCGCAAGGGGGCGCTGCTGGCGCTTGAGCGCGCGGCAGCAAGCTTACAAGGCGTGCAAAACGTCTTGGCGGACGGTGGCTATACAGGCAAGCCGTTTGCCCAGGCTGTGGAAGGCTTGCTGGGCGCGACAGTGCAGATCGCTAAACGTAGCGAACTGCATACCTTTGCGGTGATGCCACAACGCTGGGTGGTGGAACGATCCTTCGCCTGGCTGGAGAAGTGTCGTCGGTTGTGGAAGAACTGCGAGCGCAAACTCAATACCAGCTTGCAGCTCATCCACTTGGCCTTCCTTGTGCTGCTGCTCAAAAGATCGTGA
- a CDS encoding OmpW/AlkL family protein translates to MRKSLLTASLLALAVAAPLAQAFEAGDIIVRAGAITVAPVEDSSELQVGGADVAGTKATVESDTQLGLNFAYMVTNNIGIELLAASPFSHEVGVRGVDAALGTPAGTIDGRLGDIKHLPPTLMALYYPLDSKSAFQPYVGLGVNYTIFFDEDLSSRQEANGFSNLELEDSWGLSAQVGMDYMLSDNLLLNAQVRYIDIDTTATLDHNTLGEVEVDVDIDPFVYMIGLGYKF, encoded by the coding sequence ATGCGCAAGTCTCTGCTGACCGCATCCCTACTCGCCCTCGCCGTTGCTGCGCCGCTGGCCCAGGCTTTCGAAGCCGGTGACATCATCGTGCGTGCCGGCGCCATCACTGTTGCGCCGGTGGAAGATAGCAGCGAGCTGCAAGTCGGCGGTGCCGACGTAGCTGGCACCAAGGCCACCGTGGAAAGCGACACCCAGCTGGGCCTGAACTTCGCCTATATGGTCACCAACAACATTGGTATCGAGTTGCTGGCCGCCAGCCCGTTCAGCCACGAAGTGGGAGTGAGAGGCGTAGACGCCGCACTGGGTACGCCTGCCGGCACCATCGATGGCCGCCTGGGCGACATCAAGCATCTGCCGCCGACCCTGATGGCCCTGTACTACCCGCTGGATAGCAAATCCGCCTTCCAGCCCTATGTCGGCCTGGGCGTCAACTACACCATCTTCTTCGATGAAGATCTGAGCAGCCGTCAGGAAGCCAACGGCTTCAGCAACCTGGAGCTCGAGGATTCGTGGGGCCTGTCCGCCCAGGTAGGCATGGACTACATGCTCAGCGACAACCTGCTGCTCAACGCCCAGGTGCGCTACATCGACATCGATACCACCGCGACCCTCGACCACAACACCCTCGGTGAAGTTGAAGTGGACGTGGATATCGATCCGTTCGTGTACATGATCGGCCTGGGCTACAAGTTCTAA
- a CDS encoding DUF3299 domain-containing protein, giving the protein MRRLLFALLLSCTTALWTTSPLAAELRELTWSEMVPADAPPQTAQPAAPMHDLSQLADALAAESGPAAAQQSPAAPVVKALDGQQVKLPGYIVPLDVTEEGRVTEFLLVPYFGACIHVPPPPSNQIVHVTSELGVLMDALYQPFWIEGPLKVGQISSELAEAGYQMQAEKIYPYEM; this is encoded by the coding sequence ATGCGTCGCCTGTTGTTTGCGCTGCTGTTGTCCTGCACCACCGCGCTGTGGACCACCTCGCCCCTGGCTGCGGAACTGCGCGAGCTGACCTGGAGCGAAATGGTCCCCGCCGATGCGCCGCCACAGACGGCCCAGCCGGCCGCCCCCATGCACGACCTCTCGCAACTGGCCGACGCCCTCGCCGCGGAAAGCGGCCCGGCCGCCGCCCAGCAATCGCCGGCGGCGCCGGTGGTCAAGGCACTCGACGGCCAGCAGGTGAAACTGCCGGGCTACATCGTGCCGCTGGATGTGACCGAGGAAGGCCGCGTCACCGAGTTCCTTCTGGTGCCCTACTTCGGCGCCTGCATCCACGTGCCGCCACCGCCGTCCAACCAGATCGTGCATGTCACCAGCGAACTGGGCGTGTTGATGGATGCGCTGTACCAGCCATTCTGGATCGAAGGCCCGCTCAAGGTCGGCCAGATCAGCAGCGAGCTGGCCGAAGCCGGCTACCAGATGCAGGCCGAGAAGATCTATCCGTACGAGATGTGA
- a CDS encoding ABC transporter permease: MHLLRIALASLNNRRFTALLTVFAIALSVCLLLAVERVRSEARASFASTISGTDLIVGARSGSVNLLLYSVFRIGNATNNIRWDSFETLARHPQVKWAIPLSLGDSHRGYRVLGTDTGYFAHYHYGRAQPLQLVEGKPFNDLFEVVLGAEVAEALHYRLGDKIVLAHGVSTVSLTRHDDKPFRVVGILARTGTPVDRTLHISLAGMEALHVDWQNGVPARGAGKVSAEQARQLFGACPQASRAQAGQGGSGRGSAVYEPVNEHSESAANAAAPSAVACGQGLQPKAITAVLLGLKSKIATFTVQRQVNEYRGEPLQAILPGVALQELWSLMGVAEKALFVVSLFVVLTGLIGMLTAILTSLNERRREMAILRSVGARPWHIAGLLVLEAFALALAGVVLGLALLYLGIAASQGYVQAQYGLFLPLNLPSGYEWRLLGAILAAALLMGSVPAWRAYRQSLADGLSIRL; the protein is encoded by the coding sequence ATGCACCTGCTACGTATCGCCCTGGCCAGCCTCAACAATCGCCGCTTCACCGCCCTGCTCACGGTATTCGCCATCGCCCTGTCGGTGTGCCTGCTGCTCGCCGTAGAACGGGTGCGCAGCGAGGCGCGCGCCAGTTTCGCCAGCACCATCAGCGGCACCGACCTGATCGTCGGCGCCCGTTCCGGCAGCGTGAACCTGCTGCTGTACTCGGTATTCCGCATCGGCAACGCCACCAACAATATCCGCTGGGACAGCTTCGAGACCCTGGCCAGACACCCCCAGGTGAAGTGGGCGATCCCGCTGTCGCTGGGCGACTCGCACCGCGGCTACCGGGTGCTCGGCACCGACACCGGCTACTTCGCGCATTACCACTACGGCCGTGCTCAGCCGTTGCAGCTGGTCGAAGGCAAGCCCTTCAATGACCTGTTCGAAGTGGTGCTCGGCGCCGAAGTGGCCGAAGCGCTGCACTACCGGCTGGGCGACAAGATCGTCCTGGCCCACGGCGTCAGCACCGTCAGCCTGACCCGGCACGACGACAAGCCGTTCCGCGTGGTCGGCATCCTCGCCCGCACCGGCACGCCGGTGGACCGCACCCTGCATATCTCCCTGGCCGGCATGGAGGCGCTGCATGTCGACTGGCAGAACGGCGTGCCGGCGCGCGGCGCGGGCAAGGTCTCGGCCGAGCAGGCGCGCCAGCTATTCGGGGCCTGCCCACAAGCGTCACGAGCGCAGGCGGGGCAAGGCGGCAGTGGACGAGGAAGCGCAGTTTACGAGCCGGTAAATGAGCATTCCGAGTCCGCTGCCAACGCAGCAGCGCCAAGCGCAGTAGCTTGTGGACAGGGCCTGCAACCGAAAGCCATCACTGCCGTGCTGCTGGGCCTGAAAAGCAAGATCGCCACCTTCACCGTGCAGCGCCAGGTCAACGAATACCGCGGCGAGCCGCTGCAGGCGATCCTCCCCGGCGTCGCCCTGCAGGAACTGTGGAGCCTGATGGGCGTGGCCGAGAAGGCGCTGTTCGTGGTCTCGCTGTTCGTCGTGCTGACCGGACTGATCGGCATGCTCACGGCCATTCTCACCAGCCTCAACGAACGCCGCCGGGAGATGGCCATCCTCCGCTCGGTGGGCGCGCGGCCCTGGCATATCGCCGGCTTGCTGGTGCTGGAAGCCTTCGCCCTGGCCCTGGCCGGCGTCGTGCTGGGGTTGGCCCTGCTCTATCTCGGCATCGCCGCCAGCCAGGGCTATGTGCAGGCGCAGTACGGCCTGTTCCTGCCGCTCAACCTGCCCAGCGGCTATGAGTGGCGCCTGCTCGGCGCTATTCTGGCGGCCGCCCTGCTGATGGGCAGCGTGCCGGCCTGGCGCGCCTATCGGCAATCCCTGGCCGATGGCCTGTCGATACGTCTATGA
- a CDS encoding ABC transporter ATP-binding protein codes for MSDPLIELNDLGFAWPGQDELLNIPDFTLQRGESLFLKGPSGSGKTTLLGLLGGVQQPGRGNVKLLGTDLARLSSGARDRFRVDHTGYIFQQFNLLPFLSVRENVELPCRFSKSRAARASQRHGSVDAAAAALLEHLGLKAELLPRRADSLSIGQQQRVAAARALIGQPELVIADEPTSALDADAREAFLSLLFAECRAAGASLLFVSHDQSLAPLFDRALSLAELNRASRVEEA; via the coding sequence ATGTCCGACCCACTGATCGAACTCAACGACCTCGGCTTCGCCTGGCCCGGCCAGGACGAGCTGCTGAATATTCCCGATTTCACCCTGCAACGCGGCGAGAGTCTGTTTCTCAAGGGCCCCAGCGGCAGCGGCAAGACCACCCTGCTCGGCCTGCTCGGCGGCGTGCAGCAGCCCGGCCGCGGCAACGTGAAGCTGCTCGGCACCGACCTGGCGCGGCTGTCCTCGGGCGCCCGTGATCGCTTTCGGGTCGACCACACCGGCTATATCTTCCAGCAGTTCAACCTGCTGCCGTTCCTCTCGGTGCGCGAGAACGTCGAGCTGCCCTGCCGCTTCTCCAAGTCCCGCGCCGCCCGCGCCAGTCAGCGCCACGGCAGTGTCGATGCAGCTGCCGCGGCGTTACTCGAACACCTCGGACTGAAGGCCGAACTGCTGCCGCGCCGTGCCGACTCGCTGTCGATCGGCCAGCAGCAACGGGTCGCCGCCGCCCGCGCGCTGATCGGCCAGCCGGAACTGGTGATCGCCGATGAGCCGACCTCGGCCCTGGATGCCGATGCGCGTGAGGCGTTCCTCTCGCTGCTGTTCGCCGAATGCCGTGCCGCCGGCGCCAGCCTGCTGTTCGTCAGCCATGACCAGAGCCTGGCCCCACTGTTCGACCGCGCCCTGTCGCTAGCCGAGCTGAACCGCGCCAGCCGCGTCGAGGAGGCCTGA
- a CDS encoding DUF2796 domain-containing protein translates to MRHLLLALPFALLPLALANAQSHEHDHAEHGSLDKHEHGVASLNVALDGNTLEIQLESPAMNIVGFEHAASSAADQAKVAAVRQQLEQPQALFALPIEAKCTLKQHELQGALFAAPADEHEHEHEHEHEHDEHGAHAESEEQGHSDISAHYQFDCATPAALQTLELGSFFGSFPGTEKLDVQLIGPSGQQGVQLSPGNARLTF, encoded by the coding sequence ATGCGCCATCTGCTGCTCGCCCTGCCCTTCGCCCTGCTGCCGCTGGCGCTTGCAAACGCTCAGAGCCATGAGCACGACCATGCAGAGCACGGCAGCCTCGACAAACATGAACACGGCGTGGCCAGCCTGAATGTGGCGCTGGACGGCAACACCCTGGAAATCCAGCTGGAGAGCCCGGCGATGAATATCGTCGGCTTCGAGCACGCCGCCAGCAGCGCGGCAGACCAAGCCAAGGTCGCTGCCGTACGCCAGCAACTGGAACAACCCCAGGCGCTGTTTGCCTTGCCCATCGAAGCCAAATGCACCCTCAAGCAACATGAACTGCAGGGCGCGCTGTTCGCCGCGCCCGCAGACGAGCACGAGCACGAGCACGAGCACGAGCACGAGCACGATGAGCATGGCGCTCACGCAGAAAGCGAGGAACAGGGCCACAGCGATATCAGTGCCCACTACCAATTCGACTGCGCCACGCCCGCTGCTTTGCAAACCCTGGAGCTGGGCAGCTTCTTCGGCAGCTTCCCCGGCACCGAGAAGCTCGACGTCCAGCTGATCGGCCCCAGCGGCCAGCAGGGTGTGCAGCTCAGTCCGGGCAATGCGCGCCTGACCTTCTGA
- a CDS encoding acyl-CoA thioesterase yields the protein MSTPFQLLLRVRYGECDAQQVVFNARYGDYIDVAATEFYRALFGSYQYLLDRGLDSQVVRMTTDWSSPARFDDVLVIQVQTLRLGTTSYSLLVEIIQQAEQRLVARSEVTYVMVDAQTFGKTAIPADLRAQLERGAPGVLINQAG from the coding sequence ATGAGCACGCCCTTCCAGCTCCTGTTGCGCGTACGTTACGGCGAATGCGATGCCCAGCAGGTGGTGTTCAACGCGCGCTATGGCGACTATATCGACGTGGCCGCCACCGAGTTCTACCGCGCGTTGTTTGGTAGCTATCAGTACCTGCTCGACCGGGGCCTGGACAGCCAGGTGGTGCGCATGACCACCGATTGGAGCTCACCAGCACGCTTCGATGACGTGCTGGTCATTCAAGTGCAGACCCTGCGCCTGGGCACCACGTCCTACAGCCTGCTGGTGGAGATCATCCAGCAGGCCGAGCAGCGTCTGGTGGCGCGCAGCGAAGTCACCTACGTGATGGTCGATGCGCAGACTTTCGGCAAGACCGCCATCCCCGCCGACCTGCGCGCGCAGCTGGAACGCGGCGCGCCGGGCGTATTGATCAACCAGGCTGGCTGA
- the trxA gene encoding thioredoxin, protein MSDTPYIFDISGAASFEQLVIENSFHKPVLVDFWAEWCAPCKALMPLLAKITEEYRGELLLAKVNCDIEQDIVQRFGIRSLPTVVLFKDGQPVDGFAGAQPESAIREMLKPHVAEPAPEAADPMETAQALFAEGRISEAESLLKQVLTENNENAAALILYARCLAERGELDEAEAVLNAVKGDEHKQALAGAKAQLTFLRQAADLPDSADLKARLAQDGNDDEATYQLSIQQLARQQYEAALDGLLRLFVRNRSYAEGITHKTLLQVFDLLGNDHPLVTLYRRKLYQAIY, encoded by the coding sequence ATGAGCGATACCCCCTACATCTTCGACATCTCCGGTGCCGCCAGCTTCGAACAGCTGGTGATCGAGAACTCCTTCCACAAGCCGGTGCTGGTGGATTTCTGGGCCGAGTGGTGCGCGCCGTGCAAGGCGCTGATGCCGCTGCTGGCGAAGATCACCGAGGAATACCGCGGCGAACTGCTGCTGGCCAAGGTCAACTGCGACATCGAGCAGGACATCGTCCAGCGCTTCGGCATCCGCAGCCTGCCCACCGTGGTGCTGTTCAAGGATGGCCAGCCGGTCGACGGCTTTGCCGGTGCGCAACCGGAGTCGGCGATCCGCGAGATGCTCAAGCCGCATGTCGCTGAACCGGCGCCGGAAGCCGCCGACCCCATGGAAACGGCGCAGGCGCTGTTCGCCGAAGGCCGCATCAGTGAGGCCGAGAGCCTGCTCAAGCAGGTACTCACCGAGAACAACGAGAACGCCGCCGCGCTGATCCTCTATGCCCGCTGCCTGGCCGAACGCGGCGAGCTGGACGAAGCCGAGGCGGTGCTGAACGCGGTGAAAGGCGACGAACACAAGCAGGCCCTGGCCGGCGCCAAGGCGCAGCTGACCTTCCTGCGCCAGGCTGCCGACCTGCCGGACAGCGCCGACCTGAAAGCCCGCCTGGCCCAGGACGGCAACGACGACGAGGCGACCTACCAGCTGTCCATCCAGCAGCTGGCGCGCCAGCAGTACGAAGCGGCGCTGGATGGCCTGCTCCGGCTGTTCGTGCGCAACCGCAGCTATGCCGAGGGCATCACCCACAAGACCCTGCTGCAGGTGTTCGACCTGCTCGGCAACGATCACCCGCTGGTGACCCTGTACCGGCGCAAGCTGTACCAGGCCATTTATTGA
- a CDS encoding class I SAM-dependent methyltransferase — MKAPQVLQDSLRQLLGDARLVAETLPGTDLKLWLIDAVNMDRCFSPEETRLILEEPPYWSFCWASGLVLARWLAEQPEWVRGKRVLDFGAGSGVAAIAAAKAGALEVVACDLDPLAIESCRANAELNGVELSYSLDFFAEADRFDLIIVADVLYDRANLPLLDHFLSRGREALVADSRVKDFQHPLYQRLGMLEACTWPDLAEPAEFRHVSLYHAQRA, encoded by the coding sequence ATGAAGGCACCGCAGGTCCTGCAGGACTCCTTGCGGCAGTTGCTCGGTGACGCGCGCCTGGTGGCGGAAACCCTGCCCGGCACCGACCTCAAGCTGTGGCTGATCGATGCGGTGAACATGGATCGCTGCTTCAGCCCGGAAGAAACCCGCCTGATCCTCGAGGAACCGCCCTACTGGAGCTTCTGCTGGGCCAGCGGCCTGGTGCTGGCGCGCTGGCTGGCCGAACAGCCGGAATGGGTGCGCGGCAAACGCGTGCTGGACTTCGGCGCCGGCTCCGGCGTGGCCGCCATCGCCGCAGCCAAGGCCGGCGCCCTGGAAGTGGTGGCCTGCGACCTCGACCCGCTGGCCATCGAATCCTGCCGGGCGAATGCCGAGCTGAACGGCGTCGAGCTGAGCTACTCGCTGGATTTCTTCGCCGAGGCCGACCGCTTCGACCTGATCATCGTCGCCGACGTGCTCTACGACCGCGCCAACCTGCCGTTGCTCGACCATTTCCTCAGCCGAGGCCGCGAGGCGCTGGTCGCCGATTCGCGGGTCAAGGACTTCCAGCACCCGCTGTACCAGCGCCTAGGCATGCTGGAAGCCTGCACCTGGCCGGACCTGGCCGAGCCGGCGGAGTTTCGCCATGTCAGCCTGTACCACGCCCAGCGCGCCTGA
- a CDS encoding YbaY family lipoprotein: MLIRPLLLSSALLLAACASAPEKPAQPVAPAPAPVAAAKPAAAVEAPLPSHMRELRGSLRTPPAGSEVEMALLVIDERDRPQQLLASLTLAGNGQLLPFRLPFNPEYFPSGARVELRARISQSGRLVLRLPPQRISQAQSQSLGELPLVSAP; this comes from the coding sequence ATGTTGATACGCCCCCTGCTGCTTTCCAGTGCCCTGCTGCTGGCCGCCTGTGCCAGTGCGCCGGAAAAACCCGCGCAACCCGTCGCGCCAGCGCCAGCACCAGTCGCCGCGGCCAAGCCGGCAGCGGCGGTCGAAGCGCCCCTGCCCAGCCATATGCGCGAGCTGCGCGGCAGCCTGCGCACGCCGCCAGCCGGCAGCGAAGTGGAGATGGCCCTGCTGGTGATCGACGAGCGAGACCGACCGCAGCAGTTGCTGGCCAGCCTGACCCTGGCGGGCAACGGCCAGCTGCTGCCGTTCCGTCTGCCGTTCAACCCCGAGTATTTCCCCAGCGGTGCGCGGGTCGAACTGCGCGCTCGCATCAGCCAATCCGGACGCCTGGTCCTGCGTCTGCCGCCGCAGCGCATCAGCCAGGCGCAGAGTCAAAGCCTCGGCGAACTGCCACTGGTCAGCGCGCCATGA
- the nrdR gene encoding transcriptional regulator NrdR produces MHCPFCAANDTKVIDSRLVAEGEQVRRRRECLACGERFTTFETAELVMPRLIKQDGSRQPFDEDKLRAGMQRALEKRPVSVERLEEAIAHIKQKLRATGEREIKSLVLGELVMTELQKLDEVAYIRFASVYRRFQDLNEFREEIDRLAREPAKP; encoded by the coding sequence ATGCATTGCCCCTTCTGCGCCGCCAACGACACCAAGGTCATCGACTCCCGCCTGGTCGCCGAGGGCGAACAGGTGCGCCGCCGCCGCGAATGCCTGGCCTGCGGCGAGCGGTTCACCACCTTCGAAACCGCCGAACTGGTGATGCCGCGCCTGATCAAGCAGGACGGCAGCCGCCAGCCGTTCGACGAGGACAAGCTGCGGGCCGGCATGCAGCGTGCGCTGGAGAAGCGCCCGGTCAGCGTCGAGCGCCTGGAAGAGGCGATCGCCCATATCAAGCAGAAGCTGCGCGCCACCGGCGAACGCGAGATCAAGTCGCTGGTGCTCGGCGAGCTGGTGATGACCGAGCTGCAGAAGCTCGATGAAGTCGCCTATATCCGCTTCGCCTCGGTCTACCGCCGCTTCCAGGACCTCAACGAATTCCGCGAGGAAATCGATCGCCTGGCCCGTGAGCCGGCAAAACCATGA